A genomic stretch from Mya arenaria isolate MELC-2E11 chromosome 10, ASM2691426v1 includes:
- the LOC128204432 gene encoding putative nuclease HARBI1 — protein sequence MAAVVAALNRVRKEKNIRAHNLHLSFTELRERYRFGMDGIRFLCELLGEDICRTTSRNCSLSVEEQVCITLRYLASGAFMQVVGDTFGRDKATVSRVIHCVADLIAGKSEIFIRWPDQAEQDRTKAAFRDVAGFPCVIGLIDGTHVRVMKPSKEQERGFINRKGFPSINVMAVCDETGKFMSINAIWPGSAHDSSVFKSSALGVHLETQHRDLEDGQRTQIEKLPITEHTAELMSLWNPHSGDGKGASAYYMARFDVRLVPEKASKIIMAFAVLHNIAIILGEPEVEGDGVGLDGNVGQQFIGRETGFHTREYIVQLYF from the exons atggctgccgtTGTTGCTGCATTAAACAGAGtacgaaaagaaaaaaatatcagggCGCACAACTTACATCTCAGTTTCACAGAACTCAGAGAAAGGTACCGCTTTGGCATGGATGGGATtagatttttatgtgaattatTGGGCGAAGACATTTGCAGAACAACCTCCAGGAATTGCAGTTTGTCCGTTGAGGAGCAAGTGTGTATAACACTGCGATACCTTGCCTCCGGTGCATTTATGCAAGTTGTAGGTGATACTTTTGGACGGGACAAGGCAACTGTAAGCCGTGTCATACATTGCGTGGCTGACCTCATCGCCGGCAAGTCAGAAATATTCATTCGATGGCCTGACCAAGCTGAGCAGGATAGGACGAAAGCGGCGTTCAGGGATGTGGCTGGATTTCCTTGTGTCATCGGACTCATTGATGGAACCCATGTAAGAGTGATGAAACCAAGTAAAGAGCAGGAGAGGGGATTTATTAACCGTAAGGGTTTTCCATCAATCAATGTGATGGCAGTTTGTGATGAAACAG GGAAGTTTATGTCCATCAATGCCATCTGGCCAGGGTCTGCTCATGACAGCTCTGTATTTAAGTCATCTGCCTTGGGGGTACACCTGGAGACACAGCATCGCGACCTTGAAGATG GACAGCGGACACAGATAGAAAAGCTGCCTATAACAGAGCACACTGCCGAACTCATGTCATTGTGGAATCCACATTCGGGAGATGGAAAAGGCGCTTCAGCATACTACATGGCGAGGTTTGAT GTACGACTAGTCCCTGAAAAGGCATCAAAGATTATCATGGCATTCGCTGTTCTGCACAACATCGCGATTATTCTTGGGGAACCTGAGGTAGAAGGAGATGGAGTTGGGCTGGATGGAAATGTTGGACAACAGTTCATCGGACGAGAGACTGGCTTTCACACCAGAGAATACATTGTGCAACTATACTTCTAA